AATGAAGGTAAATAAACTGGCTGTGATTCTGGCCTTACTTATGGGAGTCTCAGCTCCCGTTTTTGCTCAATCGTATCAGGTCGATACAAACGCAAGTACCATTAAGTGGACTGGTAAGAAAGTGGCTGGTAGTCATCATGGAACGATCGCTTTTAAAGAGGGCAAGCTGGAAGTGAAAGACAACCAGTTGGTCGGTGGTAACCTGGTCGTCGATATGACAACCATTAAGGACCTGGATTTGACCGATCCCGATTGGAACAAAAAACTGGTTGGCCACTTGTCCTCCGACGATTTCTTTGGCGTGGAAAAGCATCCGGTTTCACGTTTGGTCATTAAAAAGATTGAGCCCAAAGGTGGACGTCAGTATCATGTAACCGGAGACTTGACCATTAAAGGAATTACCAAACCCGTTGAATTCGATTCCAATATTTCGGTAACCGGGAATAAGCTGGAAGCTACCGGTACGATGCCGGTAGACAGAACGAAATATGGAATTAAATATGGTTCCGGTTCATTTTTTTCCAATCTGGGTGACAAGATGATTGACGATGTATTCACCCTCGAATTCAGTTTGGAAGCTAATCAGCAGCCGGACTAACGCTCAAAAAGCAGAAAGGAAATTATCATGCAAAAAGTAATTCACAGGGCTGAAACCCGTGGGCACTTTGATCACGGGTGGCTCAATACCTGGCATTCATTCAGTTTTGCGGACTATTATAATCCCGACCGCATTCAGTTTGGATTGCTTCGGGTATTGAATGATGATATTGTAAAACCAGGAATGGGCTTTGGAACGCATCCGCACAACAATATGGAAATCATCACCATTCCGCTTGAAGGACAATTGGAACACCGCGACAGTATGGGAAATGGCTCCATTATCGAAGCTGGTGAAGTTCAGGTAATGACAGCCGGTTCGGGAATTACACACTCTGAGTTCAATCCTTCGAAAGATACGGAAGTGAATTTGCTTCAAATCTGGGTTTTCCCGCGCGAGCGGAATCTAACACCGAGGTACGACCAAAAACGCTTCGATACTTCAAAAATGAAAAATGAGTTTCTGACAGTTGTGACGCCCGACGGAGCCAGTGAGTCATTGTTTGTTCATCAGGATGCGTGGTTTTCACTTGCCGAAACGGATGACGGCAAAGAAATGAAATACCAGATGCATTCCGGCAACAGCGGTGTATATCTTTTCGTGATTGACGGAGAACTGGAAGTGGATGGAGATACGCTGAAAAGCCGCGATGGAATAGGTATTTACGATACTTCGGAATTCTCGGTGAAGAGTTTGCAACCCGCAAAATTCCTTGTTATGGAAATTCCGATGAATTAATCGTTGAAAATACAGGAATAGGCTTTGCCTTTTTTATATGACTCCCTTTCGTTGTACCTTTAATGGAAACAAAAAAGAAGAGGTATGCGAAAAGTGGCTTTAATTACCGGAAGCGCCAAGCGCATCGGACGAGCTGTTGCTTTGCATCTGGCTCAGTCAGGATGGGACTTGGCGCTTCATTTTCATCATTCGGAGACGGAGGCGGCTGAATTAAAGAGAGAGTTAAAACATATCAATAGTCACGGTACTTATCGCCTGTTTCAGGCCGATCTGAATCATGTTCCGGATGCGGAGAATTTGATTTCGAATGTGATTAGTGCTTTTGCCCGACTCGATTTGCTGGTGAACAATGCCTCCGTTTTTCAGCCCGTCACCATCAAGGATACTTCTACCATGATGTTGCAGCGCAATCTGCAGGTGAATTTCGTGGCTCCTTTCATACTCACGAGGGAATTCGCGAACCATGCCGACAATGGTGTGATTATTAATTTGGTCGATACCCGGATAAAGAAGAACAATTCCTCTCATGCTGCTTATAGTTTATCGAAAAAAGTACTTTGGGAACTAACGAAAATGAGTGCACTGGAACTGGCACCGGCATTCCGCGTAAACGCTATTGCTCCCGGTGCTGTTCTTCCTCCGGAAGGAAAAGATGATGCTTACCTGAATAATTTATCCGAGGCAACACCAATGAAAGAGCCGGCCGGACTGAAGCCGGTTTTACAGAGTCTTTCCTATATTTTGGAAAACGAAAATCTGACTGGCCAGGTTTTGTTCTGCGATAGCGGTGAGCAATTGCTTTAACTTTTCGCCGATCATTTTGTTTTTATTTACTGAAGTGCTAATTTTTAGCCTGCTAACTTAGATTCCCCTTTTTATGGCCCTGATACGCATCAAAGATCTGCTCATACGCACCATCATTGGATTTAATCCCGACGAAAGGAAGAATCGTCAGGATGTGCTGATTAATATCGAGATAGAAGTCGATACTCAAATGGCAGTAGAAACCGACGAACCAGATGGTATTTACGATTATAAAGCCATCACGAAACAGGTGATAAGCCTGGTGCAGGAGAGTCAGTTCAATCTGCTGGAAAAATTGACGCACACAATTCTTTCCCTTATTATGAAAGATGAGCGGGTAAAACGGGCGCGCGTTGAAGTAGACAAACCTCATGCCCTGCGTTTTGCTGAATCAGTTTCCGTAGTAATGGAGGAAAAAAGATGAGCGAAATGAATACTTGCGTGGTTGGTATCGGCTCGAATATTCACCCGGAAGAGAATATCCGTGAAGCAATTCGCATTTTGGAAGAAGAGCAGACACTTCTATCGGTGTCGGCGATGGTAGAAACCGAACCCATCGGGATTACCGATCAGCCGGCTTTCATCAACGGCGCCGTAAAGGTTTCTACGTCAATGCAGCAGGTGGAATTTTCGGCTTATCTGAAAAATATTGAAGATCGGTTGAAACGGGACCGTACACAGCCCCGTTTCGGACCCAGAACCATCGACCTTGATGTAGTTGTATGGAACGGTAAAGTAGTCGATCGCGATTATTATACTCGTCAGTTTTTAAAGAACGCTGTCGATGAAGTGCTCTGAATCCTACCAATCTTATATTTTAACTTAAGAAAGCTGCAGCTTTGCTGAATACTTGCCGGAAGCTTTCGTCCACATCTTTCGCAATTCCATTATTACTTACCGGAAAAGGATTTTCGTGACTGTATGGAAACGGAAAATCCAGGACTTCCATCGGAACGGGGATACTTCCTTTCCTTCCGTGAAGTGTCCGGTCGATGGCATCCGGCGGCATCACTTTATCTTTAGCCAGTGCTATCGAATAAATCTGCTGGTTATACTTTTTGAAAAAATGTTCCCGCCTCCGTTTCTTTTTCTCAATCCGAAGCATTGTTACAAATGATTTCCACATCTCGCGAAAGCGGAGAATGCCGTACATTTTCAGAATGGCCCGTATTTCCCGGTTTCGTTTGTGGAAAAACATTTGGCGCAGCGTAAAAAACGCCTGGTTGTCCATGATGTATTTTGAGGCGCCGTTCATCTGGTCGAAAGTCGGGCCGCCACAAAACATGAACAGTCGCGCATCTTTCAGCAATCCTTTTGGGTTGGAGAGGAAGAGAATTTCCGACAGAAAGGCTCCGATGGAATAAGCGAAAAAGTCAACCTTTGTTCCTTCCGGGAAAAGCGCATGTTCACCTTTCGTTACCTGTTTCAACAAGGTGACTACATCCTGGTAACTTTGCGCACCTGAAATAAAAAACTGCTCGGGACGTTCATCCAACCGCGAACTTAACGCTGCGTTGGCGAATGAAAGCTCTTTTAATTCTGCCGAGCTGGTTTTCCGTTCTTTCACCACCGAATTCATTTCCCTCGGATTGGTCCACTTTTTTGGCGAGCGGTTCATATGAAATGCAATGGGAAACAGAATGACAGCTTTTCCGGTGTGTTGCGCGAGGTAAAATGCCCACGAAAAATATTTGTCCCAGCTCCGCTCATTGAGGC
This Prolixibacter sp. NT017 DNA region includes the following protein-coding sequences:
- a CDS encoding dihydroneopterin aldolase, yielding MALIRIKDLLIRTIIGFNPDERKNRQDVLINIEIEVDTQMAVETDEPDGIYDYKAITKQVISLVQESQFNLLEKLTHTILSLIMKDERVKRARVEVDKPHALRFAESVSVVMEEKR
- a CDS encoding DUF6051 family protein; the protein is MKRDYTEMQQMIAANFVYDKPEIQLESCPVSIRNFQFRSEFRKKRSWKDLLPASLCNHELLGTSYPENDQFWYPVFLPEKDRKPDEAILLLHGLNERSWDKYFSWAFYLAQHTGKAVILFPIAFHMNRSPKKWTNPREMNSVVKERKTSSAELKELSFANAALSSRLDERPEQFFISGAQSYQDVVTLLKQVTKGEHALFPEGTKVDFFAYSIGAFLSEILFLSNPKGLLKDARLFMFCGGPTFDQMNGASKYIMDNQAFFTLRQMFFHKRNREIRAILKMYGILRFREMWKSFVTMLRIEKKKRRREHFFKKYNQQIYSIALAKDKVMPPDAIDRTLHGRKGSIPVPMEVLDFPFPYSHENPFPVSNNGIAKDVDESFRQVFSKAAAFLS
- the folK gene encoding 2-amino-4-hydroxy-6-hydroxymethyldihydropteridine diphosphokinase, with the translated sequence MSEMNTCVVGIGSNIHPEENIREAIRILEEEQTLLSVSAMVETEPIGITDQPAFINGAVKVSTSMQQVEFSAYLKNIEDRLKRDRTQPRFGPRTIDLDVVVWNGKVVDRDYYTRQFLKNAVDEVL
- a CDS encoding pirin family protein, yielding MQKVIHRAETRGHFDHGWLNTWHSFSFADYYNPDRIQFGLLRVLNDDIVKPGMGFGTHPHNNMEIITIPLEGQLEHRDSMGNGSIIEAGEVQVMTAGSGITHSEFNPSKDTEVNLLQIWVFPRERNLTPRYDQKRFDTSKMKNEFLTVVTPDGASESLFVHQDAWFSLAETDDGKEMKYQMHSGNSGVYLFVIDGELEVDGDTLKSRDGIGIYDTSEFSVKSLQPAKFLVMEIPMN
- a CDS encoding YceI family protein produces the protein MKMKVNKLAVILALLMGVSAPVFAQSYQVDTNASTIKWTGKKVAGSHHGTIAFKEGKLEVKDNQLVGGNLVVDMTTIKDLDLTDPDWNKKLVGHLSSDDFFGVEKHPVSRLVIKKIEPKGGRQYHVTGDLTIKGITKPVEFDSNISVTGNKLEATGTMPVDRTKYGIKYGSGSFFSNLGDKMIDDVFTLEFSLEANQQPD
- a CDS encoding SDR family NAD(P)-dependent oxidoreductase, translated to MRKVALITGSAKRIGRAVALHLAQSGWDLALHFHHSETEAAELKRELKHINSHGTYRLFQADLNHVPDAENLISNVISAFARLDLLVNNASVFQPVTIKDTSTMMLQRNLQVNFVAPFILTREFANHADNGVIINLVDTRIKKNNSSHAAYSLSKKVLWELTKMSALELAPAFRVNAIAPGAVLPPEGKDDAYLNNLSEATPMKEPAGLKPVLQSLSYILENENLTGQVLFCDSGEQLL